A window of Halopseudomonas sabulinigri genomic DNA:
GTGCCGTGGTCAACAGCATTGCCTTCAAGACCGGCTATCTGGCGGTGGCGGTAGAGGCCGCAACCAAGACCGATCCGGGCTACGTCGCGCTGTTTGACGCCACCACCCTGGAGCTGCTGGGCTCAAGACAGGTTGGCGCGCTGCCCGACATGCTCACTTTCACCCCGGACGGCAAGTACCTGCTGGTCGCCAACGAAGGCGAGCCGAGCAACGACTACAGCGTCGACCCTGAGGGCTCCATCAGTATCCTCAGCGTCAACGGTGACGAGCTGGTCGAAGTCAAAACCGCTGATTTCAGCGCCTTCAACAGCCAGAAAGCTGCCCTGCAGGACGCTGGCGTACGCATCTTCGGCCCCGGAGCCAGCGTAGCCCAGGACCTGGAACCCGAATACATCGCCGTCTCAGCCGATAGCGCCACCGCATGGGTGTCGCTACAAGAGAACAACGCTCTGGCCAAGGTCGATATCGCCAGCGCTACCGTCACCGAGATTCTGCCACTGGGCTACAAGGATCATGGCCAGGAAGAGAACGCATTGGATCTCAGTGATTCGGATGATGCGATCAATATCAAGGCATGGCCGGGCGTGCTGGGCATGTATCAGCCCGACGCCATTTACGCCTACGAAGTAGATGGCAGCACTTACCTGATCACCGCCAACGAAGGTGACTCGCGCGCCTGGGGTGAAGACGATCAAGCCTACTGGGACGGCGATGCCAGTAAGGGGTTTGTTGAAGAGTTCCGCATGAAGAGCCTGACCGACAGCCGCGGATTCAACCGCCGCGTAGGTGATGATCTGGCGCCGCAACTGCACGCCATGGCAGAAGGCGCACTGATCAACCCGAGCGTATTCGGCTATTGCGGCGCGACCATGACTGACCGCGGCGACTGCGGTGAAGATGAGCAGCTGGGTCGCCTCACCGTGGCCTGGACCGACGGCTACCGCAAGGATGCCGACGGCAATCCGGTCATGTTTGATGCCACCGGCATTGAAAACCCGGCCGGTGACCGCCTCATGTACGACAACCTGTACGCCTACGGTGCGCGCTCATTCTCGATTCGCGATGAGGATGGCAATCTGGTGTGGGATTCCGCCGATCAGTTTGAGCAGCACTTCGCCAGTGCCGACTGCATGCTGGGCAGCAACCGCGACATCCCCTGCGTCGATTACTTCAACGCCACCCACGATGAAGGCGATACCTTCGACAACCGCAGCGACAACAAGGGCCCCGAACCTGAAGGCATCACTGTCGGCCATCTGGGCAACAAGACCTTCGCCTTTATCGGTCTGGAACGCATTGGCGGCGTGATGGCGTACGACATCACCGACCCGACTGCGCCCTTCTTCGTGGATTATCTGAACACTCGCGAGGATTGGACTAGCGAAGATCCCGAGTCAGTGCTGGCCGATGCCGGTGATCTGGGCCCGGAAGGCCTGGTATTCATCAGTGCGCAAGACTCGCCCAACGGCGAAGCCCTGCTGGTGATCGGTAACGAAGTGAGCGGTACTACTGCGGTCTATCAGATCAACCAGGCAGTAGAGTAAACCCTTGCAGCGGCTGACGCCTGGCGTCAGCCGCTGTATTTCACTCAGGCCACCTCCTCGGCCAAATGCTCCAGCGCCATCGCCCGCGCGTGCTTCACGCCCTCCAGAAACTCATCACCCCAACGCTTGATGTCGTTGTGCTGCACCACACCAAACAGCTCCTTGAGCCGCGCCTCGCGTTCGGCCTTGCCCAACGTCAACCCAATATAAAGCGTGTCGCGCAAGTCGTGCGGATCATGCGGGTTGGTCAGCAGCGCGCCATGCAACTCCGCCGCCGCACCGGCAAATTCTGACAATACCAGCACCCCATTACCGCCGCACAGTCCCTGGGTAGCCACGTATTCCTTGGCGACCAGGTTCAGGCCGTCGCGCAGCGGGGTAATCCACATGACATCGGCCATCAGGTAGTAGGCGATCAGCTCATTGAATGGCACCGCGCGATAGAAGAACTGCACCGGCGTCCAGCCAACCCGCGAGAACTGGCCGTTGATGCGCCCGACAGCCTGCTCTATCTGGCTCAGCAGCTCGGCATACACGGTCATTTCCCGTGCGGCCGGCACACATATGGTGATCAGCGTAACCTTGCCGATTAGCTCGGGATGCGCCTCCAGCAAGGCTTCAAACGCCAACAGCTTGGCGTGGGTGCCCTTGGTGTAGTCCAGACGCTCAACCGATAGCACCACGCGCACGCCCTTGAGTTGCTGACGCAGCTCGACAATCTGCTGCTGGCAGTCGTCGGTCTCGATCACATTCTTGACCCGCCCCACATCCAGCCCAACCGGATGCGCGCCCAGTCCGATCGGCCTGCCGTGCACCGAAATCCTGGTGGTCATGCGGTCAAGCCCCACGGCGCAGCCATAGGTCAGATAACGCGG
This region includes:
- a CDS encoding choice-of-anchor I family protein — protein: MNKWIIAATSAAMMAAVVGCKSSSSDDDTAETPEVVTPESISLSYLGRYSSGVFGQSAAEIPAYDAQNQHIFIVNAQKGAVDVLDASDIANPTLVQTLTVESIAEGAVVNSIAFKTGYLAVAVEAATKTDPGYVALFDATTLELLGSRQVGALPDMLTFTPDGKYLLVANEGEPSNDYSVDPEGSISILSVNGDELVEVKTADFSAFNSQKAALQDAGVRIFGPGASVAQDLEPEYIAVSADSATAWVSLQENNALAKVDIASATVTEILPLGYKDHGQEENALDLSDSDDAINIKAWPGVLGMYQPDAIYAYEVDGSTYLITANEGDSRAWGEDDQAYWDGDASKGFVEEFRMKSLTDSRGFNRRVGDDLAPQLHAMAEGALINPSVFGYCGATMTDRGDCGEDEQLGRLTVAWTDGYRKDADGNPVMFDATGIENPAGDRLMYDNLYAYGARSFSIRDEDGNLVWDSADQFEQHFASADCMLGSNRDIPCVDYFNATHDEGDTFDNRSDNKGPEPEGITVGHLGNKTFAFIGLERIGGVMAYDITDPTAPFFVDYLNTREDWTSEDPESVLADAGDLGPEGLVFISAQDSPNGEALLVIGNEVSGTTAVYQINQAVE